The Anolis carolinensis isolate JA03-04 chromosome 1, rAnoCar3.1.pri, whole genome shotgun sequence genome window below encodes:
- the spred1 gene encoding sprouty-related, EVH1 domain-containing protein 1 — MSEETANCNNDNSYACVRAVVMTRDDSSGGWLPLGGGGLSCVTVYKVIHQEENGCDDFLVHGERLRDKTVVLECTLKKDLIYNKVTPTFHHWKIDDKKFGLTFQSPADARAFDRGIRRAVEDICQGCPSLHDEIEVPAEGFPAIPENASSLLMKENIFQPEPIVNSDPYKSLSIRPLAFEDLNTRRSYFHSQSNQIPPKPIRNVSFQDEEEIVRINPRDILIRRYADYRHPDMWKNDLDRDEADSSFQCPKTDYKKPDYLYPSGDGTKLNSLKDSKGSVVFKTQPSSFKLKKSKRRKEDGERSRCVYCQERFNHEENGRGKCQDAPDPIKRCIYQVSCMLCAESMLYHCMSDSEGDFSDPCSCDTSDDKFCLRWLALVTLSVIAPCMCCYLPLRACHHCGEVCGCCGGKHKAAG; from the exons TAATAGTTATGCCTGTGTGCGAGCTGTGGTGATGACCCGTGATGACTCAAGTGGTGGATGGTTACCACTTGGAGGAGGTGGACTAAGCTGTGTCACAGTTTACAAAGTCATTCACCAGGAAGAAAATGGCTGTGATGATTTTCTTGTACATGGGGAGCGTCTCAGGGATAAAACG GTGGTTTTGGAATGTACGTTAAAGAAGGACCTTATTTACAATAAGGTTACACCAACTTTTCACCACTGGAAGATTGATGACAAAAAATTTGGCCTCACATTTCAGAGTCCTGCTGATGCAAGAGCATTTGACAGAGGCATTCGCAGGGCAGTAGAAGATATCTGTCAAG GTTGTCCATCATTACATGATGAAATTGAAGTGCCTGCAGAAGGCTTTCCA GCAATTCCAGAAAATGCATCAAGTTTGCTAATGAAAGAGAATATCTTCCAACCTGAACCTATAGTGAACAGTGATCCTTACAAAAGCCTAAGTATAAGACCATTAGCCTTTGAAGATTTGAACACAAGAAGATCCTACTTTCACAGCCAGTCCAACCAG atacccccaaaaccaatcaggAATGTCAGTTTTCAGGACGAAGAAGAAATTGTTCGAATAAACCCTCGCGATATCTTAATACGGCGCTATGCAGATTATAGGCACCCAGACATGtggaaaaatgacttggataGGGATGAAGCAGACTCCTCCTTCCAGTGCCCTAAAACTGACTATAAAAAACCAGACTATCTCTACCCCTCGGGGGATGGAACTAAGCTGAATTCACTCAAGGATTCAAAGGGTTCTGTGGTATTTAAAACACAGCCGTCCTCTTTCAAATTGAAAAAatcaaagagaaggaaagaggatgGTGAGCGCTCTCGCTGTGTCTACTGCCAGGAAAGGTTTAACCATGAAGAGAATGGCCGGGGCAAATGCCAGGATGCTCCAGACCCGATTAAGAGATGCATATACCAAGTTAGCTGCATGCTTTGTGCTGAGAGTATGCTCTATCACTGCATGTCAGACTCTGAGGGGGACTTCTCCGACCCCTGTTCCTGCGACACTAGCGATGACAAGTTCTGCTTACGGTGGCTGGCCCTTGTTACTTTATCAGTCATTGCACCGTGTATGTGCTGCTACTTGCCTTTGAGAGCATGCCACCACTGTGGTGAGGTCTGTGGATGTTGTGGAGGAAAGCATAAAGCGGCAGGATGA